The following proteins come from a genomic window of Nostoc sp. ATCC 53789:
- a CDS encoding zinc-binding dehydrogenase codes for MNVQTYRKLIANQLNQDFKLSIKIVEIPITKPAASELLIQNKFAGVNGGFDTLLCRGDVPYINLIPPFDLGVEAVGKVIAMGENVKDFQIGDAVITIARGGGYREYQVIDANLAVKVREATPELLTLMPTGVSALVALEQVGEMKSNEVVLVTAAAGGTGHIAVQLAKLAGNHVIGTCSSEAKAKLLRELGCDRIINYRTENLNHILKQEYPNGINLIFDCVGKTVFDTCVENLAVRGRLIVVGFISEYAKDVEEITQPRLYHQLFWKAASVRGFLMPHYKEYMAEARDRLLNLFYTDKLKVSVDPRHFQGIESIPEAVEYLFSGQNCGKVVVRF; via the coding sequence ATGAATGTACAAACCTACAGAAAGTTAATAGCAAATCAACTGAATCAAGATTTTAAATTGTCCATTAAAATTGTCGAAATTCCTATTACCAAACCTGCGGCTAGCGAACTTTTAATTCAAAATAAATTTGCTGGCGTTAACGGTGGCTTTGACACCTTACTTTGTCGTGGTGACGTTCCATATATTAACTTAATTCCTCCCTTTGATTTGGGTGTGGAAGCTGTGGGGAAAGTTATCGCTATGGGTGAAAATGTCAAAGATTTTCAAATTGGTGATGCTGTCATAACTATTGCACGTGGCGGCGGTTATCGAGAATATCAGGTTATCGATGCAAACTTAGCAGTGAAGGTGCGCGAAGCAACGCCAGAGTTGCTAACACTAATGCCTACAGGTGTATCAGCTTTGGTTGCATTGGAACAAGTGGGGGAGATGAAAAGTAATGAAGTGGTTTTAGTTACAGCCGCCGCCGGGGGAACCGGTCATATTGCAGTGCAATTGGCAAAGTTAGCCGGGAATCATGTCATTGGTACTTGTAGTTCTGAGGCGAAGGCAAAGTTACTGAGAGAATTAGGGTGCGATCGCATTATCAACTATCGCACAGAAAATCTCAATCACATCCTCAAGCAAGAATACCCCAATGGGATTAATTTAATTTTTGACTGTGTAGGTAAAACCGTATTTGATACCTGCGTTGAAAACTTGGCAGTGCGGGGACGCTTAATTGTAGTTGGTTTCATCTCCGAATACGCAAAAGATGTAGAAGAAATTACACAACCACGCCTTTATCACCAGCTATTTTGGAAAGCTGCTTCTGTGAGAGGCTTTCTCATGCCTCATTATAAAGAATATATGGCAGAGGCACGCGATCGCCTATTAAACCTGTTCTACACAGACAAACTCAAAGTTTCCGTTGACCCAAGACACTTTCAAGGCATAGAATCAATACCCGAAGCTGTAGAATATCTCTTCAGTGGTCAGAATTGTGGGAAAGTAGTTGTGAGGTTTTAA
- a CDS encoding sedoheptulose 7-phosphate cyclase codes for MSNVQASFEATEAEFRVEGYEKIEFSLIYVNGAFDISNREIADSYEKFGRCLTVIDANVNRLYGKQIKSYFRHYGIDLTVVPIVITEPTKTLATFEKIVDAFSDFGLIRKEPVLVVGGGLTTDVAGFACAAYRRKSNYIRVPTTLIGLIDAGVAIKVAVNHRKLKNRLGAYHAPLKVILDFSFLQTLPTAQVRNGMAELVKIAVVANSEVFELLYEYGEELLSTHFGYVNGTKELKAIAHKLNYEAIKTMLELETPNLHELDLDRVIAYGHTWSPTLELAPMIPLFHGHAVNIDMALSATIAARRGYITSGERDRILSLMSRIGLSIDHPLLDGDLLWYATQSISLTRDGKQRAAMPKPIGECFFVNDFTREELDAALAEHKGLCATYPRGGDGIDAYIETQEESKLLGV; via the coding sequence ATGAGTAATGTTCAAGCATCGTTTGAAGCAACAGAAGCTGAATTTCGCGTCGAAGGTTACGAAAAAATTGAGTTTAGTCTTATCTATGTCAATGGTGCATTTGATATCAGTAACAGAGAAATTGCAGACAGCTATGAGAAGTTTGGCCGTTGTCTGACTGTAATTGATGCTAATGTCAACAGATTATATGGCAAGCAAATCAAGTCATATTTTAGACACTATGGTATTGATCTGACCGTAGTTCCCATTGTGATTACTGAGCCTACTAAAACCCTTGCAACCTTTGAGAAAATTGTTGATGCTTTTTCTGACTTTGGTTTAATCCGCAAGGAACCAGTATTAGTAGTGGGTGGTGGTTTAACCACTGATGTAGCTGGGTTTGCGTGCGCTGCTTACCGTCGTAAGAGTAACTATATTCGGGTTCCAACAACGCTGATTGGTTTGATTGATGCAGGTGTGGCAATTAAGGTTGCAGTCAACCATCGCAAGTTAAAAAATCGCTTGGGTGCATATCATGCTCCTTTGAAAGTCATCCTCGATTTTTCCTTCTTGCAAACATTACCAACGGCTCAAGTTCGTAATGGGATGGCAGAGTTGGTCAAAATTGCTGTTGTGGCGAACTCTGAAGTCTTTGAATTGTTGTATGAGTATGGCGAAGAGTTGCTTTCTACTCACTTTGGATATGTGAATGGCACAAAGGAACTGAAAGCGATCGCACATAAACTCAATTACGAGGCAATAAAAACTATGCTGGAGTTGGAGACTCCAAACTTGCATGAGTTAGACCTCGATCGCGTCATTGCCTACGGTCACACTTGGAGTCCGACCTTAGAATTAGCTCCGATGATACCGTTGTTTCACGGTCATGCCGTCAATATAGATATGGCTTTGTCTGCAACCATTGCGGCAAGACGTGGCTACATTACATCAGGAGAACGCGATCGCATTTTGAGCTTGATGAGTCGTATAGGTTTATCAATCGATCATCCTCTACTAGATGGCGATTTGCTCTGGTATGCTACCCAATCTATTAGCTTGACGCGAGACGGGAAACAACGTGCAGCTATGCCTAAACCCATTGGTGAGTGCTTCTTTGTCAACGATTTCACCCGTGAAGAACTAGATGCAGCTTTAGCTGAACACAAAGGTCTGTGTGCTACATACCCTCGTGGCGGAGATGGTATTGACGCTTACATAGAAACTCAAGAAGAATCCAAACTATTGGGAGTGTGA
- a CDS encoding nuclear transport factor 2 family protein yields MTQDSENTLKVARQAFEHLTYGMATGEWEALLDMLTEDFTLWFPMGKFHGLNVGKQRAREFFEYVFEAFSPGLNLTGLDRVTSNETTAVFEFRDEGLLFGQLYKNRVAVSFDVRGDKICGYREYFGSDGKSY; encoded by the coding sequence ATGACACAAGACTCAGAAAATACTTTAAAAGTTGCTCGACAGGCATTTGAGCATCTTACGTATGGTATGGCAACTGGAGAGTGGGAAGCATTGTTAGATATGCTCACAGAAGACTTTACCCTTTGGTTTCCAATGGGTAAATTCCACGGTTTGAATGTCGGTAAACAGCGAGCTAGAGAATTTTTCGAGTACGTTTTTGAAGCCTTCAGCCCTGGTTTGAACTTGACCGGCTTAGACCGTGTTACGAGCAATGAAACAACGGCTGTTTTTGAGTTTCGAGATGAGGGACTTTTGTTTGGGCAGCTTTACAAAAATCGGGTAGCGGTTTCTTTTGATGTGCGTGGAGACAAAATTTGTGGCTATAGGGAATACTTTGGCAGCGATGGTAAATCTTATTAA
- a CDS encoding class I SAM-dependent methyltransferase, whose amino-acid sequence MTSILGRDTARPITPHSILVAQLQKTLRMAEESNIPSEILTSLRQGLQLAVGLDPYLDDCTTPESTALTALAQKTSIEDWSKRFSDGETVRQLEQEMLSGHLEGQTLKMFVHITKAKSILEVGMFTGYSALAMAEALPDDGRLIACEVDSYVAEFAQTCFQESPHGSKIVVEVAPALETLHKLAAKKESFDLIFIDADKKEYVEYFQIILDSHLLAPHGLICVDNTLLQGQVYLPSEQRTANGEAIAQFNRIVAADPRVEQVLLPIRDGITLIRRLV is encoded by the coding sequence ATGACCAGTATTTTAGGACGAGATACCGCAAGACCAATAACGCCACATAGCATTCTGGTAGCACAGCTACAAAAAACCCTCAGAATGGCAGAGGAAAGTAATATTCCTTCAGAGATACTGACCTCTCTGCGCCAAGGGTTGCAATTAGCAGTAGGTTTAGATCCCTATCTGGATGATTGCACTACCCCTGAATCGACCGCATTGACAGCACTAGCGCAGAAGACAAGCATTGAAGACTGGAGTAAACGCTTCAGTGATGGTGAAACAGTGCGTCAATTAGAGCAAGAAATGCTCTCAGGACATCTTGAAGGACAAACACTAAAGATGTTTGTGCATATCACTAAGGCTAAAAGCATCCTAGAAGTGGGAATGTTCACAGGATATTCAGCTTTGGCAATGGCAGAGGCGTTACCAGATGATGGGCGACTGATTGCTTGTGAAGTAGATTCTTATGTGGCCGAGTTTGCTCAAACTTGCTTTCAAGAGTCTCCCCACGGTAGCAAGATTGTTGTAGAAGTAGCACCTGCACTAGAGACGCTGCACAAGCTGGCGGCTAAAAAAGAATCCTTTGATCTGATCTTCATTGATGCGGATAAAAAGGAGTATGTAGAGTACTTCCAAATTATCTTGGATAGCCATTTACTAGCTCCCCACGGGTTAATCTGTGTAGATAATACTTTGTTGCAAGGACAAGTTTACCTGCCATCAGAACAGCGTACAGCCAATGGTGAAGCGATCGCTCAGTTCAACCGCATTGTCGCCGCAGATCCTCGTGTAGAGCAAGTTCTGTTACCCATACGAGATGGCATAACTCTGATTAGACGCTTGGTATAA
- a CDS encoding aspartyl/asparaginyl beta-hydroxylase domain-containing protein: MESFNEYNIDPNQFTFLKIFEDNWQVIREEFKRFINQASDEELKLTYDILGPKSKTIKTKGNAKYSAFGILFQGLFIEQYIQAYQIQYPDYGPDEASKKALLLREKYFPNLANLIKNVNFIDDDIIRNVYYGTFHPGLDIKLHVNYNPHTNRGYLGLIVPEGDVAMKICHDQLYWHEGKFLVLDHSYPHCPHNYTNYDRTVLVVDFFKPDKPRDEVIRFEKEQVTQRMQDNPYSLGVFGKSDKAKEEDFIKYGLAHQLEWDKAL, translated from the coding sequence ATGGAAAGCTTTAATGAATATAATATAGACCCAAATCAATTTACTTTTCTCAAAATCTTTGAAGATAACTGGCAAGTGATTAGAGAGGAATTTAAACGCTTTATTAACCAGGCATCTGATGAAGAGCTAAAGTTAACTTACGATATTCTGGGGCCTAAAAGTAAAACGATTAAAACCAAGGGTAATGCAAAATACAGCGCTTTTGGTATTTTATTTCAAGGTCTTTTTATTGAACAATATATTCAAGCTTATCAAATACAATATCCTGATTATGGGCCAGATGAGGCATCAAAAAAAGCACTTTTATTAAGAGAGAAGTATTTTCCAAATTTAGCTAATTTGATAAAAAATGTGAATTTTATTGATGATGATATCATCAGAAACGTCTATTATGGTACATTCCATCCGGGATTAGATATTAAGCTGCATGTAAACTATAACCCTCATACAAATCGTGGGTATTTGGGATTAATAGTTCCAGAGGGAGATGTGGCTATGAAAATATGCCACGATCAACTTTATTGGCATGAAGGAAAATTCCTGGTTTTAGATCATAGCTATCCACACTGTCCACATAATTACACCAATTATGATAGAACTGTTTTGGTTGTAGACTTTTTTAAACCAGATAAACCTAGAGATGAAGTGATCCGATTTGAGAAAGAGCAAGTCACACAACGGATGCAAGATAATCCTTACAGCTTAGGTGTTTTTGGTAAAAGCGATAAAGCTAAAGAAGAAGATTTTATCAAGTATGGTTTAGCTCATCAATTAGAGTGGGATAAAGCTTTATAA
- a CDS encoding protealysin inhibitor emfourin, whose translation MRISFERTGGFAGISKKTTVDTDTLPPDEAATLPRLVEVADLFRLPELITSPNPQSDRFQYKLTVEDNGKQHTVTVSEAALPGTLRPLIEWLQSIAQKR comes from the coding sequence ATGCGGATATCCTTTGAACGCACAGGTGGCTTTGCTGGAATCAGCAAGAAGACAACTGTTGATACAGACACTCTCCCGCCGGATGAAGCTGCGACACTTCCCCGCCTGGTGGAAGTTGCAGATTTATTTAGGCTACCTGAACTAATTACCTCGCCAAATCCCCAGAGCGATCGCTTTCAGTATAAGTTGACAGTAGAAGATAACGGCAAGCAGCATACAGTGACTGTCAGTGAGGCAGCATTGCCAGGAACCTTAAGACCCCTGATTGAATGGCTGCAAAGTATTGCACAAAAAAGGTAA
- a CDS encoding amidohydrolase family protein produces MSKTPLLDQIIKNVRVVRPHQDAIELLDLGIKDGKFAQIASNISADTGKQVFDGKNLLGFPGVVDAHMHVGIYQPLDKDALTESKAAAMGGVTTSLNYIRTGQYYLNKGGSYRDFFPEVLALSTGNFFVDYAYHIAPIASQHIDEIPLLFEEYGISSFKIFMFYGGYGLHGLSDQQNLFLMINKEERYDFAHFEFIMRGLTRLMEKHPEARDTISLSLHCEVAEILNAYTKIVENDSSLSGLHAYSAARPPHSEGLAICIASYLAHETNCANINLLHLSSRKAMEAALTMQTAFPHINFRREVTVGHLLLDVDTPNGIWAKVNPPIRPRADVEYLWQAVLNNQVDWIVSDHACCSAEQKRSAKDPNNIWLAKSGFGGTEYLLSGVFSEGSKRGMSYNQMAKLLSWNPSRRFGLLEKGDIAVGYDADLVLVDPNESFVVRAAESESQQGYTPFEGVELTGRVKSTFLRGNLIYNNGQVLGSPTGRYLKRSQS; encoded by the coding sequence GTGTCCAAAACTCCCCTATTAGATCAAATTATCAAAAATGTGCGGGTAGTTCGTCCCCATCAGGATGCAATCGAACTACTTGATTTAGGCATTAAGGATGGAAAATTTGCTCAGATTGCCTCTAATATTAGCGCAGACACAGGCAAACAGGTATTTGATGGTAAAAACCTGCTAGGCTTTCCTGGAGTCGTGGATGCCCACATGCACGTCGGTATCTATCAACCTCTCGACAAAGATGCTCTGACTGAAAGCAAAGCAGCCGCAATGGGAGGCGTAACTACCAGCTTAAATTACATCCGTACAGGGCAGTATTATCTTAACAAAGGCGGCTCCTACCGCGATTTTTTTCCAGAGGTTTTGGCCTTATCCACAGGTAATTTTTTTGTAGATTACGCCTATCACATCGCACCTATAGCAAGCCAGCATATCGACGAAATACCTTTATTGTTTGAGGAATACGGTATATCTTCGTTTAAAATCTTCATGTTTTATGGCGGATATGGGTTGCATGGTTTATCAGACCAGCAAAACCTCTTTTTGATGATTAACAAAGAGGAAAGATACGACTTTGCCCATTTTGAATTTATTATGCGCGGTCTAACTCGCTTGATGGAAAAACATCCAGAAGCGCGAGATACTATCAGCTTGAGTTTGCACTGTGAAGTTGCAGAAATTCTCAACGCCTATACCAAAATAGTTGAAAATGATTCTAGTTTGAGCGGATTACACGCTTACAGTGCAGCGCGTCCGCCTCATTCCGAAGGTTTAGCAATTTGCATTGCTTCTTATTTGGCACATGAGACTAACTGTGCAAATATCAATTTGTTGCACCTAAGTTCGCGTAAAGCAATGGAAGCAGCTTTGACTATGCAAACTGCTTTTCCTCACATCAATTTTCGGCGAGAAGTTACTGTCGGACATTTGCTATTAGATGTCGATACTCCTAATGGTATTTGGGCAAAAGTCAACCCTCCTATCCGTCCTCGCGCTGATGTCGAATACTTATGGCAAGCAGTACTAAACAATCAAGTAGATTGGATAGTTAGCGACCATGCTTGTTGTTCTGCTGAACAAAAAAGAAGTGCTAAAGACCCAAATAATATTTGGTTAGCAAAGTCTGGTTTTGGCGGTACAGAATATTTACTTTCTGGTGTATTTAGTGAAGGTAGCAAGCGGGGAATGTCTTACAACCAGATGGCTAAGTTGCTATCTTGGAACCCATCCCGGCGCTTTGGTTTGTTAGAAAAAGGTGATATCGCTGTTGGCTATGATGCTGATTTGGTGCTGGTAGACCCCAATGAAAGCTTTGTGGTACGTGCTGCTGAGTCTGAGTCACAACAAGGTTATACGCCTTTTGAAGGTGTAGAGTTAACGGGGCGGGTGAAGAGTACTTTTTTGCGTGGAAATCTTATTTATAACAATGGGCAAGTTTTAGGTTCACCCACTGGGCGGTATTTGAAACGCTCCCAGTCTTAA
- a CDS encoding M4 family metallopeptidase: MARNKKKSAGFKYEHPLVSRCPICCIIPPHILEHVVVNGNPQQRNWAFRTLNVSAQFRGRRDVIGTVSFAPSPGEKRRTIYDAKYGQQLPGTLVRGEGDPPSSDVAVNEAYDGAGATYDLFYEIFDRNSIDDKGLRLDSTVHYGVKYDNAFWNGDQMVYGDGDGELFQRFTKSIDVIGHELTHGITQYEAGLQYYGEPGALNESFSDVFGSLVKQKINNQTVQEADWLIGEGLLVPTVKGVALRSMKAPGTAYDDPVLGKDPQPAHVKDKYTGTDDNGGVHINSGIPNHAFYLAAVSIGGYAWEKAGKIWYIALRDRLKAKADFKKAASVTIQIAGELYGNGSDEQKAVQDAWQKVGVI; encoded by the coding sequence ATGGCTCGAAATAAAAAGAAATCAGCCGGGTTTAAGTATGAGCATCCACTTGTGTCTAGATGCCCGATTTGTTGTATTATCCCGCCCCATATACTGGAACATGTCGTTGTAAATGGCAATCCTCAACAGCGTAATTGGGCTTTTCGTACATTAAATGTTTCGGCACAGTTTCGCGGACGGAGAGATGTCATAGGTACTGTCTCATTTGCACCTTCTCCGGGTGAAAAGCGCCGTACCATCTACGATGCAAAATATGGTCAGCAACTTCCTGGTACATTAGTGCGCGGTGAAGGCGATCCTCCCAGCAGTGATGTAGCAGTGAATGAAGCCTATGATGGTGCTGGTGCTACTTATGATTTGTTTTATGAGATATTCGATCGCAATTCCATTGACGATAAAGGGCTACGTTTAGACTCCACCGTGCATTATGGCGTTAAATATGATAATGCCTTTTGGAACGGCGACCAGATGGTTTATGGCGATGGCGACGGAGAACTGTTTCAACGCTTCACGAAATCAATTGATGTGATTGGGCATGAGCTAACTCATGGTATAACCCAGTATGAAGCGGGTTTACAGTACTATGGCGAACCAGGGGCACTAAATGAATCGTTTTCTGATGTCTTCGGTTCCCTGGTGAAACAGAAGATCAATAATCAGACCGTACAAGAGGCAGATTGGCTCATTGGCGAAGGTCTGTTAGTACCAACTGTCAAAGGTGTTGCCCTGCGATCGATGAAAGCACCGGGAACAGCTTATGATGATCCAGTATTGGGTAAAGATCCTCAACCAGCCCATGTAAAAGATAAATACACTGGTACTGATGATAACGGTGGCGTGCATATCAACTCAGGAATTCCTAACCATGCGTTTTATTTAGCGGCTGTTAGCATTGGTGGCTATGCTTGGGAAAAAGCAGGCAAAATCTGGTACATAGCTTTACGCGATCGCTTGAAAGCCAAAGCAGATTTTAAAAAAGCTGCCAGTGTCACCATTCAAATTGCTGGCGAACTCTACGGTAATGGTAGTGATGAGCAAAAAGCTGTACAGGATGCTTGGCAAAAGGTAGGAGTTATCTAG
- a CDS encoding DUF4437 domain-containing protein, which translates to MARDHIEFIQSADVIQKTWLVDGLLEGGLTRILSFDTETGASTELIEWTQNWENSSGYFNCDVEIFVLSGEIRIGQLRLGRYTYAFIPKGVCIEAWNISENTKALWMPERHPSFTKSLNDLPEAKRELYIPSYSSELIPWSATITPGFPPGAMRKTLRKGLDGGRSTWLLGCLPQFVEPFAEYHPIPEEEFVLQGSLTTQAGHMTPGCYFWRPPLISHAPAYTETGYFALVRGGNPHLSYHAWEPPLHTYYPWDWNK; encoded by the coding sequence ATGGCAAGAGATCATATTGAGTTTATTCAGTCAGCAGATGTCATCCAAAAAACTTGGCTTGTAGATGGTTTGCTGGAAGGTGGACTGACACGTATCTTGAGTTTTGATACTGAAACTGGTGCGTCTACAGAATTAATTGAGTGGACACAAAACTGGGAGAATAGTTCCGGTTATTTCAATTGCGATGTGGAAATCTTTGTCCTCAGTGGAGAAATACGAATTGGGCAACTTCGCCTCGGACGCTACACTTATGCCTTTATTCCTAAAGGTGTCTGTATTGAAGCATGGAATATTAGCGAAAATACTAAAGCTTTGTGGATGCCTGAGCGCCATCCTAGCTTTACGAAATCACTGAATGATTTACCAGAAGCAAAAAGAGAATTATATATACCCTCGTACAGTTCAGAACTGATTCCTTGGTCTGCTACTATCACCCCCGGCTTTCCCCCAGGAGCAATGAGAAAAACTTTACGGAAGGGGCTAGACGGTGGAAGAAGCACTTGGCTTTTAGGGTGTTTACCGCAGTTCGTCGAACCTTTTGCAGAGTATCATCCCATTCCCGAAGAGGAATTTGTCCTCCAAGGCAGCCTCACCACACAGGCTGGTCACATGACTCCAGGCTGTTACTTTTGGCGACCGCCATTGATTTCACACGCCCCAGCATACACAGAAACCGGATACTTTGCTTTAGTACGAGGAGGGAACCCCCATCTTTCTTACCATGCCTGGGAACCGCCATTACATACATACTATCCTTGGGATTGGAATAAATAG
- a CDS encoding class I SAM-dependent methyltransferase has translation MQQLFPGEVFASTADFDIGIRQLIPRYDEMLEVITRCLPSTSLRILELGCGTGELSLKILKRFPNAQVIALDYSPRMLQFAQDKITASGYQKRWVGTQADFGDWANNPEKLDIGNEFDACVSSLAIHHLQDEMKLKLFSRIAASLTQDGCFWNGDPILPESSALAEVYQAAREEWSVEQGTNLTEIRAKLGASSTQGYSSQDQLASLDAHLQMLSKAGFKTVAVPWKYYGLAVLGGWL, from the coding sequence ATGCAACAGTTATTTCCCGGAGAGGTATTCGCCAGCACTGCTGATTTTGACATTGGTATTCGCCAACTGATACCCAGATACGATGAGATGTTGGAGGTAATTACCCGTTGTCTACCTTCCACAAGTCTGCGGATATTAGAATTAGGTTGTGGTACAGGCGAACTTAGTCTCAAAATACTCAAACGCTTTCCAAATGCCCAAGTAATTGCTCTAGATTACTCACCTCGAATGTTACAATTTGCCCAAGATAAAATCACAGCATCTGGATATCAAAAACGTTGGGTTGGTACACAAGCAGACTTTGGTGATTGGGCAAATAATCCAGAAAAATTAGATATTGGTAACGAATTTGATGCCTGTGTCTCATCCTTGGCAATTCATCATCTCCAGGATGAGATGAAATTAAAGTTATTTAGCCGAATTGCTGCGAGCCTCACTCAAGATGGCTGTTTTTGGAATGGAGACCCAATTTTACCGGAATCATCAGCCTTAGCAGAAGTTTATCAGGCTGCACGAGAAGAATGGTCAGTTGAACAGGGAACCAATTTAACAGAGATTCGTGCAAAGCTTGGTGCAAGCAGCACTCAAGGTTACTCTAGTCAAGACCAGCTAGCTAGTTTAGATGCTCATTTACAGATGTTGAGCAAAGCTGGATTTAAAACAGTTGCAGTACCTTGGAAATATTATGGTCTGGCGGTGTTAGGTGGCTGGCTATGA
- a CDS encoding alpha/beta hydrolase, which yields MKKPIKRAFLDTEDGQILYRIGGEGEPLLLLHQNPRSSDEFRELMSIFAQTRRVIAMDFLGLGDSDKPPRMYSTEDYAKTVIALLEELGISSISILGNHTGAFVAGEVAAAYPEKVDKLILCNAFGFDEEGKAALLKRFNDGFKIKADGSHLMERWSARAQYVGSPELNQRWVLDDLKSSGYPLYAIWAVQDYCLNAPTRFQLIKSPTLILWGTEDMKTFDKLGLAKVENRYFVSKAIPHSRVVEIEGGTICMMNQMPEEISQIVIDFLENSSI from the coding sequence ATGAAAAAACCCATCAAACGAGCTTTTTTAGACACCGAAGATGGACAAATTCTTTACCGTATTGGTGGCGAAGGAGAACCTTTATTATTATTGCATCAAAATCCCAGAAGCAGTGATGAATTTCGTGAGCTAATGTCTATCTTTGCTCAGACAAGGCGTGTTATTGCTATGGACTTTTTGGGATTAGGTGATTCTGATAAACCTCCAAGAATGTACTCTACCGAAGACTACGCAAAAACTGTGATTGCTCTTTTGGAAGAATTAGGTATTTCGAGTATAAGCATCCTGGGAAACCATACGGGTGCTTTTGTGGCAGGAGAAGTGGCAGCAGCATATCCTGAAAAAGTAGATAAACTTATATTATGTAATGCTTTTGGCTTCGATGAAGAAGGAAAAGCAGCTTTATTAAAAAGATTTAATGACGGGTTCAAAATAAAAGCAGATGGCTCCCACCTCATGGAAAGATGGTCAGCCCGGGCCCAATATGTAGGCTCTCCAGAATTAAATCAACGTTGGGTTTTAGACGATTTAAAAAGCTCTGGCTATCCTTTATATGCGATTTGGGCTGTACAAGATTACTGTTTGAACGCGCCAACAAGATTTCAATTAATCAAGTCTCCTACCTTAATTTTATGGGGAACTGAGGATATGAAAACCTTTGACAAGCTAGGTTTAGCCAAAGTAGAAAATAGATATTTTGTTTCTAAAGCAATTCCTCATAGCAGGGTGGTTGAGATTGAAGGCGGAACTATCTGTATGATGAATCAAATGCCTGAAGAAATATCGCAGATAGTCATAGATTTTCTAGAAAATTCAAGTATTTAA